CACTCGGTGTCTTCAGCCTCCGAAACCATCTCCTTGGCCGTCTCGGCCAGCAACATCTGGTGGTCGGAGTTGTACGCCTCCGCGACGTGGATTCGGTCGAGGACGTCACCCACGAGCGCGTCCATCGCCGAGTCGTCCCCGGGCGACCCTCCGATACCGCGACGGTCGAGTTCGGTCGCGACGGTTTCGTCGTCGAGACCGCGGACCATCTCGTCAATACGCTCGGGTCTGAACGTGTTTTCGGTGTCGACGAACAGGGCGCTGCCCTCCAGACCGCCGTGTTCGCGCGCTAGTTGGACGTTCACCGCGAGTTGGTGGGTGACCTGCGATTTGCCGACGCCGTAGCCGCCGTACATCTCGGTGATGGACTGCGTTTCGACGCCGCCGCCGAGGAGGTCGTCGACCTCGGGGACCCGCCACCGGAGTTTCCCGACTCGCTTTCGGTGCTGGAGTAACTCGACGCCGGTTTCGAATCGACCGACGTCCGCGAACTCGCGCGCGCCGCGGACGATGTCGCCGGCCGCGGTCTCGCCGATGTCGGCCGCACCCGCGATTTCGGTTGGACTCGCGACCGCCAGACTTCGGTAGGAGTCGTAGCCGGCCGTGCTCAGTTTCTCGGCCGTCGTCGGGCCGACGCCCGGGAGCCGTTCGAGGTTCGTCGCTGCCATGTAAGTGGTTACCACCCACCGGGGATAAAGCGTCGGTAACTGGAGGGTGAAAGTGAACAGGTCGAAGGCCGAGCGCGCGGTAAGCCGCTCGAAACGTACGAATTCCGCGGCGTTGTTCACTTCCGATTCGGGGCGACAGTACGCTTACCCACGCGCGGCCCTACCGGAGAGTAGAGCGGTTCGCTGACCGCCCTCACCACGATGACCAGATACGGCTACGCCGCGATGAACACGACCCTCCGCGAAGAGAACGTCCGAACGAACCGCGGGATGCGACAGGCGACATTCGAAGAGCGCGGCCTCTCGTACGCCGGCGAGTTAGCCGAGCAAAACTGTCGAGATCTGCGCCGAATCGTCGAATGGAACCTCGACCACGACATCCACTTCTACCGGATCACCTCGGACCTGCTGCCGTGGTACAGTCGGTACGCCATCGACGAGTTACCGAACGCGGCGGCCGTCCGCGAGGAACTCGAAGCCGTCGGCACGCTCGCCGCCGACCACGACGTTCGGCTGACGTTCCACCCGAACCACTTCGTCAAACTGGCGAGTCCCGACGACTCCGTCGTCAACAACGCCGTCGTCGACCTCGAAAACCACGGGTCGCTCATGGACGCCATCGGGCTGTCGCGGACGCCGTACAACGCCATCAACGTCCACATCGGCGCGCACTACGGCGACAAGGAGGCAACCGGACGACGGTTCTGTGAGAACCTCGACCGCCTCTCGGCGTCGGTCCGGACTCGACTGACCGTCGAGAACGACGACAAACCCTCACTGTGGAGCGTCTCCGAACTGGTCGACGTCGTTGCCGGACAGAGTCCGGCAGCCCATCGGACGTCGTCCGATGACGTTGCCGACGAGACAGGGATTCCAGTGACGTACGACGAGCTCCACCACCAGTTCGCGCCCAGGGGACTGACGCGACGAGACGCGGCGCGGTTGGCCGCCGACACGTGGGAGACGACGCCCATCTTCCACTACAGCGAGTCGCGACGGCTGTACGAGACAGGGTCGACAGTTCGTCCGCAGAACCACAGCGACTATGTTCGCGGCCCGATTCGGACGTACGGCACCGGCGCGGACGTGATGATCGAGGCGAAGATGAAGGAACGAGCGCTCCTCCGGTATCGGGAGCGACGCGCCGCGGCGGGCGAACGGAGCAACGACGCCCGCGGGACGTAGCGCTTATCCAGCGTCGCCGCCAAAGCCGGGGCATGACCGACGACGGCGACCGAAAGCATCGCTACTCCGAAGGACAGGGGTTCGACGATGCCTACGACGACTTCACGCTCGACCCGCCGGAGCTGAAAGTCGACCCCACGAAGGTCGACCCCGTCGACTCCCGCGTCTTGGCCGACATTCTCGACCGACGCAACGTCGACCGCGACGACGTCGACGTCAAGAGCCTGATGGAGGTCGGCCTCTCGTACATGCAGATAAACCGTTTCGAGGAGGCGACCGAGACGTTCGCCCGCGCGGCGCAGTTCGCCGAGGAGGAGAGCCTCGAAGCGCAGGAGGCGTGGGTGAACAAAGGCGTCGCCCACGCGGAACTCGAGGAGTTCGACGAGGCCATCGGCGCCTATCGGGAGGCGCTCCGCGCAAACGAGCGCTCCGAACACGCCGCCACCGCCGAGACGAATCTCGCGTACGCGCTCTGGGAGTTCGGCGAGGTAGAGGAGGCGCTCGACCACGCCGAGCGCGCCGTCGAAATCGACCCGCGCTTCCCGCAGGCGTGGTACAACCGCGGCTTCTTCCTCTCGGAGCGCGGCCTCCACGAGGAGGCCGTCAACGCCTACGACAACGCGCTCCGCCTAGGCATGCGCAACGCCGACCTCTTAGAGGAGAAAGCGAGGGCGCTCGAAGAGCTCGGGGAGTTGGAGGAGGCCGAGGAAGTGCAGGCGGAGGCCGACGAACTCCGCGAGCAGGCCGAACAGGAGATGGTCGAGGAGTTCTGAATGCTGGTTCGTGAACGCCAGACGCCGGAGGGACTGCTCGTCTCGGTCTGCGACCCCGACTGCATCGGCGAGACGTACGAAAACGGTCGGGTCTCGCTGACCGTCACCGAGGAGTTCTACGGCGGCGACGACGCCGAAGAAGCCGACGCCGACGCCGTCGTCGACAGCCTCACCCGGGCGACGGTGGCGAACATCGTCGGCGAGGAGGCCGTCGGCGTCGCTATCGAGGCCGGCCTCATCGACGAAGAGACCGTCCTCGACGTGGGCGAGACGCGCCACGCGCAGTTGCTCTGGATGCGGTAGCGCCTTCTGGAGGCTTCGGATTCGGTGACGTCGCTCCGGAGAGCGTCGGAAACGCTTCCGCGGAGGACAGACGAGCGACGCCTCACGCGGTGCAGTCTCGTCGAGAACGCGGTTCTGTACGCTGTCTCCGTCGCGGGACGAGTTCGTCCCGTGACTACGACGGACTCGGGTTGCGGACCTGCGAGAGGTACGCCGCGAGATCCGTCGTTGTGATGATCCCGATGAGGTCGTCGTCGTCGACGACCGGCAGGTGGTGAAAGCCGTGTTCGATCATGCTGTCGGCGACGTCGCGGATCGGCGTCTGCGCCGTCATCGTGATGGGGTTCGCCGACATGTACACCGACACCGGCGTCTCGTCTTTCGGCTTTCGCTCGGCGACGATGCGGACGAAGTCGGTCGACGTGAGGATACCTTCGAGGTGGTTCTCGTCATCGACGACGAGCACTGAGCCGATGCCGTTCTCCATCATCGTTTTCGCGGCCGTCTCGACGAGCGTATCGGGCGTAACCGTGTGAAGCGACGAAGACATCAACTGCGCGGCGAAGATATCGTCCATGAATTTTCATTGTCTGTGGCGGTGATAAGAGTTGTCGTGGCGGAAGCGGTCGTGGCGAGTCGACCGTGAGAGGCGGACGCTCGAAATCGTCGACCGCTCGAATTCGCGCTCGACGTAACCGTAAGCGGTTACGCACGCCCGTCAGACCGAAGAGATGTTAGTGCTCCGTCCCCTGCAATCGCGTAATGAGCACGCAGGAGTCGTACCCCATCGACGTCGACGCCATTCGCGAGGAGTTTCCCATTCTCCAGCGGAACGTCGGCGGCGACGTGACGATCCCGGGTCCCGACGAGGGCGACGACACGCCGCTCGTCTACCTCGACAACGGCGCGACGAGTCAGACGCCCGACACGGTGGTCGACGCCATCGCTGACTACTACCGCACCTACAACTCGAACGTCCACCGCGGCATCCACCACCTGAGCCAGGAGGCGTCGGTGGCGTACGAGGAGGCCCACGACCGCGTCGCGGAGTTCATCGGCGCAAACGGCCGCGAGGAGATCGTCTTCACGAAGAACACCACAGAGAGCGAGAACCTCGTCGCCTACGCGTGGGGGCTGAACGAACTTGGCCCGGGGGACAGCGTCGTCCTCACGCAGATGGAGCACCACGCCTCGCTCGTCACGTGGCAGCAGATAGGCAAGAAGACGGGCGCGGACGTGCGGTTCATCCGCGTTGACGCCGAGGGCCGCCTCGACATGGACCACGCGCGCGAACTCGTCGACGACTCGACGAAGATGGTGAGCGTCGTCCACGTCTCGAACACGCTCGGCACCATCAATCCGGTATCGGACCTCGCCGACCTCGCCCACGACCACGGCGCGTACATCTTCGTCGACGGCGCGCAGTCGGTACCGAACCGCCCGGTCGACGTGCAGGCCATCGACGCGGACTTCTTCGCCTTCTCGGGGCACAAGATGTGCGGCCCGACCGGCATCGGCGTCCTCTATGGCAAGGAGGAGATTCTCGAGGAGATGGAGCCGTACCTCTACGGCGGCGACATGATTCGGCGCGTCAGCTATGACGACGCGACCTGGGAGGACCTCCCGTGGAAGTTCGAGGCCGGGACGCCGCCCATCGCGCAGGGCGTCGGACTCCACGCGGCCATCGACTACCTCGACGACATCGGGATGGAGAACATCCAGCGCCACGAGGAGCAACTGGTCGAGTACGCCTACGACGAACTGACCGCATTCGACGACGTGGAGATCTACGGCCCGCCGGGCGACGACCGCGGCGGTCTCGTTGCGTTCAACCTCGACGGCGTCCACGCCCACGACCTCTCCAGCATCGTCAACGACTACGGCGTCGCCATCCGCGCGGGCGATCACTGTACGCAACCGCTGCACGACACGCTCGGCGTGGCGGCCTCGGCGCGCGCGTCGTTCTATCTCTACAACACACGCGAGGAGATCGACGTGCTCGTTGACGCAGTGGACGAGGCGCGGCAGTTGTTCGGGTAGTTCGTTCTTGTTTTCCGCCGAACGCGTCGCTTATCCCGCCTCGCCCAACACCGACTACCGATGACCGAGCGCACCTGTTACGCCTGCGGCGCGACGGCCGCCGCGCCCGCGACGCGCTGCGACTGCGGCGAACCGCTGTGGTTGGCGTGCAAACCCCTCGATTTCGACTGGAACGCCATCGTCGACGCGCCGGGAATGTGGCGCTACGCCGAGTTACTCCCGTTCGAATCGCCCGGTGGTCTCGCCGACGCCGCAGGCGGGACACCTCTTCTCCGACTCCCGCGCCTCGACGAGTTCGCCGGTGTTCGTCTCCACCTGAAAGACGAGGGGTCGAACCCGACCGGGAGCTTCAAAGATAGAGGAAGCGCCCTCGGCGTCGCGGCGGCGCTGGCGTCCGGTGTCGACGCCGTCGGAACCG
This genomic stretch from Haloprofundus salilacus harbors:
- the radA gene encoding DNA repair and recombination protein RadA: MAATNLERLPGVGPTTAEKLSTAGYDSYRSLAVASPTEIAGAADIGETAAGDIVRGAREFADVGRFETGVELLQHRKRVGKLRWRVPEVDDLLGGGVETQSITEMYGGYGVGKSQVTHQLAVNVQLAREHGGLEGSALFVDTENTFRPERIDEMVRGLDDETVATELDRRGIGGSPGDDSAMDALVGDVLDRIHVAEAYNSDHQMLLAETAKEMVSEAEDTEWPVRLLCVDSLTAHFRAEYLGRGALAARQQKLNRHIHDLLRIAHLYNVAVVVTNQVQSNPDAFFGDPTRPIGGNILGHASSVRLYLRNAKGPKRVVKLVDAPNLPDGEAVMRVEKSGLGAE
- a CDS encoding CBS domain-containing protein, which gives rise to MDDIFAAQLMSSSLHTVTPDTLVETAAKTMMENGIGSVLVVDDENHLEGILTSTDFVRIVAERKPKDETPVSVYMSANPITMTAQTPIRDVADSMIEHGFHHLPVVDDDDLIGIITTTDLAAYLSQVRNPSPS
- the sufS gene encoding bifunctional cysteine desulfurase/selenocysteine lyase SufS, which produces MSTQESYPIDVDAIREEFPILQRNVGGDVTIPGPDEGDDTPLVYLDNGATSQTPDTVVDAIADYYRTYNSNVHRGIHHLSQEASVAYEEAHDRVAEFIGANGREEIVFTKNTTESENLVAYAWGLNELGPGDSVVLTQMEHHASLVTWQQIGKKTGADVRFIRVDAEGRLDMDHARELVDDSTKMVSVVHVSNTLGTINPVSDLADLAHDHGAYIFVDGAQSVPNRPVDVQAIDADFFAFSGHKMCGPTGIGVLYGKEEILEEMEPYLYGGDMIRRVSYDDATWEDLPWKFEAGTPPIAQGVGLHAAIDYLDDIGMENIQRHEEQLVEYAYDELTAFDDVEIYGPPGDDRGGLVAFNLDGVHAHDLSSIVNDYGVAIRAGDHCTQPLHDTLGVAASARASFYLYNTREEIDVLVDAVDEARQLFG
- the uvsE gene encoding UV DNA damage repair endonuclease UvsE, which produces MTRYGYAAMNTTLREENVRTNRGMRQATFEERGLSYAGELAEQNCRDLRRIVEWNLDHDIHFYRITSDLLPWYSRYAIDELPNAAAVREELEAVGTLAADHDVRLTFHPNHFVKLASPDDSVVNNAVVDLENHGSLMDAIGLSRTPYNAINVHIGAHYGDKEATGRRFCENLDRLSASVRTRLTVENDDKPSLWSVSELVDVVAGQSPAAHRTSSDDVADETGIPVTYDELHHQFAPRGLTRRDAARLAADTWETTPIFHYSESRRLYETGSTVRPQNHSDYVRGPIRTYGTGADVMIEAKMKERALLRYRERRAAAGERSNDARGT
- a CDS encoding tetratricopeptide repeat protein, which translates into the protein MTDDGDRKHRYSEGQGFDDAYDDFTLDPPELKVDPTKVDPVDSRVLADILDRRNVDRDDVDVKSLMEVGLSYMQINRFEEATETFARAAQFAEEESLEAQEAWVNKGVAHAELEEFDEAIGAYREALRANERSEHAATAETNLAYALWEFGEVEEALDHAERAVEIDPRFPQAWYNRGFFLSERGLHEEAVNAYDNALRLGMRNADLLEEKARALEELGELEEAEEVQAEADELREQAEQEMVEEF
- a CDS encoding DUF424 domain-containing protein, with protein sequence MLVRERQTPEGLLVSVCDPDCIGETYENGRVSLTVTEEFYGGDDAEEADADAVVDSLTRATVANIVGEEAVGVAIEAGLIDEETVLDVGETRHAQLLWMR